Proteins from a genomic interval of Rhinoraja longicauda isolate Sanriku21f chromosome 16, sRhiLon1.1, whole genome shotgun sequence:
- the prdx3 gene encoding thioredoxin-dependent peroxide reductase, mitochondrial, with product MAAALTTAARLYRTCVNSRGVSAALQTHCIQKSLINRHISAPLANFKCSFSTTYANFIPAVTQSAPFFKGTAVSNGQFKEISLNDYKGKYLVIFFYPLDFTFVCPTEIIAFSNKASEFHDINCEVVGISVDSQYSHLAWTKTPRKSGGLGNMNIPLLSDLTKQISRDYGVLLENAGIALRGLFIVDANGIIKHMGINDLSVGRSVDETLRLVKAFQFVESHGEVCPADWTPNSPTIKPSPEDSKEYFSKVNK from the exons CTTTACCGGACATGTGTAAACAGCAGGGGAGTTTCTGCAGCTCTACAAACACACTGCATTCAAAAAAGTTTGATAAACAGACATATTTCAGCCCCTCTTGCAAACTTTAAATGCAGCTTTAGTACAA CTTATGCAAACTTTATTCCTGCTGTTACTCAGTCTGCTCCCTTTTTCAAGGGCACTGCTGTGAGCAATGGTCAGTTCAAAGAAATCAGCCTAAATGACTACAAAGGAAAATATCTGGTCATTTTCTTCTATCCTCTGGATTT TACTTTTGTTTGTCCAACTGAGATCATTGCATTCAGTAACAAAGCAAGTGAATTCCATGATATAAACTGTGAAGTAGTTGGTATTTCTGTAGACTCTCAATACTCCCATCTTGCCTGGACGAAAACTCCAAGAAAG AGTGGGGGATTAGGGAACATGAATATACCACTACTGTCTGATTTAACAAAGCAGATCTCTCGGGATTATGGAGTGTTATTAGAAAATGCTGGCATTGCTCTAAG AGGTCTTTTCATCGTTGACGCTAATGGAATTATCAAGCACATGGGCATCAATGATCTGTCTGTAGGTCGCAGTGTTGACGAAACTCTACGCTTAGTTAAGGCATTTCAATTTGTGGAAAGCCATGGAGAGGTTTGCCCAGCTGATTGGACCCCAAACTCTCCAACG ATCAAGCCTTCCCCAGAAGATTCCAAAGAATACTTTTCAAAAGTCAATAAATAG